CATGGGGTTGAGTACGGTTTCGGAGCACACGAGCATTCGACAACGGGGATCTTCGAGGTGGAACCGAAGCAGTGTCCAGGCTTCACATTCAGGAAGTCTATTTTGATTGGAAGAACAGATTTGGATCCTGAGAAAGTCCGCGCCTTTATGGAGAAGCTTGCTGAAGAGTACAGCGGAAACACTTACCATCTCATCACAAAGAACTGTAATCACTTTTGCAATGATGTCTGTGTTCAGCTGACAAGAAGATCTATCCCTAGTTGGGTTAACCGTCTTGCTCGCTTTGGTAAGAAgcttacagaaaaaaaaaaacagaacattgGTTTACTCTGTTTTGATACTCTGTTTTAGTAAAAAGGTCATgacttttttatgttttatgtttttgttttttggttttaggtTTGTTCTGCAACTGTGTTTTGCCTGCGGAGCTGAACGAGACGAAGGTGAGGCAGGTTAGATCGAAAGAGGAGAAGGTTCCGGAAGCAGAAGAGAAGAAACTTAGGAGCAGGTCGAGTAGATTTCCACCTGGTCCCTCGCTATCTTCGTCGGGGTCTTTGAACAGGAGCAGAAGAGGAGGAGGGGAAAGGAGAAGACAATGTCTTCCTCCATCACCACCTGTGACTGCTTAGGTTTTAGATTCTCCTAGTAAAATCTcttactctttctttttttatgttttgtaatttgatTCGGGTTGTAATGGTTTCAAGAAGTTGTG
This genomic interval from Brassica napus cultivar Da-Ae chromosome A6, Da-Ae, whole genome shotgun sequence contains the following:
- the LOC106348518 gene encoding deSI-like protein At4g17486 — encoded protein: MLCRMVVVTGRKKKAGSVPVYLNVYDLTPINGYAYWLGLGVYHSGVEVHGVEYGFGAHEHSTTGIFEVEPKQCPGFTFRKSILIGRTDLDPEKVRAFMEKLAEEYSGNTYHLITKNCNHFCNDVCVQLTRRSIPSWVNRLARFGLFCNCVLPAELNETKVRQVRSKEEKVPEAEEKKLRSRSSRFPPGPSLSSSGSLNRSRRGGGERRRQCLPPSPPVTA